A window of Bacillus sp. DX3.1 genomic DNA:
GTTGGTTCATCTAATAATAAAACTTCTGTTTCTTGCGCTAAAGCCATTGCTAGCCACACTTTTTGTCTTTGCCCACCTGATAAATTCGCGATTTGACGTTTACGAAAAGCAGTCGTTTTTGTAATATCCATCGCCCATTCAATGATTTCTTTATCTTTAGATGATATTTTATTGACATTGTTACGGTGTGGATATCGCCCGTAAGAAATCAGTTCTTCTACCTTCAATTCTCCTGGAGCAATTGGGTTTTGTGGTAATAAAGCCAGCTGCTTCGCAATTTGTTTTGTCGGGATGGTGTGTAAATCCTGCCCTTGTAAATACACTTTACCATTCTTCTGTTTTAAAATTCGGCCCATTGTTTTTAACAAAGTAGATTTTCCACATCCATTTGGTCCGATAATCGTCGTTACTTTGCCTTCCTGTATTTCTACATTTAAATCACGAAACACCGTAAATTTTTCATAGCTTGTTTCTAAATTCTCTACGC
This region includes:
- a CDS encoding ABC transporter ATP-binding protein, which translates into the protein MNVLCVENLETSYEKFTVFRDLNVEIQEGKVTTIIGPNGCGKSTLLKTMGRILKQKNGKVYLQGQDLHTIPTKQIAKQLALLPQNPIAPGELKVEELISYGRYPHRNNVNKISSKDKEIIEWAMDITKTTAFRKRQIANLSGGQRQKVWLAMALAQETEVLLLDEPTTYLDMSHQLEVLQIAERLNKEHKCTVVMVLHDINHAARFSDEIIAMKEGKIVTTGRPVEIITNEVLKNVFHIDARVMIDPYNGAPVCFGYDSVFQEENTEIYVTS